A genomic region of Desulfotignum phosphitoxidans DSM 13687 contains the following coding sequences:
- a CDS encoding glycosyltransferase: MDESSKYPFVSIIVFGLNEEKNLHDTFDAIMNIDYPKEKYELIYVDNGSKDESVAIAKNYTESVFIEDKGNPSPAQARNRGLLEANFDIIHFIDGDIVIDKNYLKKAVKKLEEMDIHAVYGYLDEKSKKGVNNILLTHWKDKKEGFSNAVGGGGTFRRNALLSIDGNDERIRRGAETELGERFRKAGFKIWYMNCKMGIHDYGVKNVWDLVKTYYIDGQSKSHIMMLSGKSDFIKTSNRTAINNILFCMFFLGLFIISAFFVGYYSLLVFFIVFYGYFFINYIMIKKIFSFKKLSYFFLMHNFKYITFWGQLVFFIKIIFNPSYRKLKILPKSKLS, translated from the coding sequence ATGGATGAATCAAGCAAATATCCTTTTGTTTCTATTATAGTTTTTGGATTAAATGAAGAAAAAAATCTTCATGACACTTTTGATGCAATAATGAATATTGATTATCCGAAAGAAAAGTATGAGCTCATTTATGTGGATAATGGTTCTAAAGATGAGAGTGTGGCAATCGCGAAGAATTATACAGAATCAGTTTTTATAGAGGATAAAGGCAATCCTTCTCCTGCCCAAGCTAGAAATCGAGGTTTATTAGAAGCAAATTTCGATATAATTCATTTTATAGATGGCGATATTGTTATTGATAAAAATTATTTAAAAAAAGCAGTTAAAAAGCTTGAAGAAATGGATATTCATGCAGTATATGGATATTTAGACGAAAAAAGTAAAAAGGGTGTAAATAATATTTTGCTTACCCATTGGAAAGACAAAAAAGAAGGTTTTTCAAATGCTGTTGGCGGTGGAGGAACGTTTCGCAGAAATGCTCTTTTGTCAATCGATGGAAATGATGAAAGAATTCGAAGGGGTGCAGAAACCGAATTAGGTGAAAGATTTAGAAAGGCAGGTTTTAAGATATGGTATATGAATTGTAAAATGGGTATTCATGATTATGGGGTAAAAAACGTGTGGGATTTGGTAAAGACCTACTATATAGATGGTCAAAGCAAATCCCATATAATGATGCTAAGTGGGAAATCGGATTTTATCAAGACTTCAAATCGCACTGCTATTAATAATATTTTGTTTTGTATGTTTTTTTTGGGATTGTTTATTATATCAGCCTTTTTTGTAGGATATTACTCTTTGTTGGTGTTTTTTATTGTCTTTTATGGCTATTTCTTCATCAATTATATAATGATTAAGAAAATATTTAGTTTCAAGAAATTATCCTATTTTTTTTTAATGCATAATTTTAAATACATAACCTTTTGGGGGCAACTTGTATTTTTTATCAAAATTATTTTTAATCCATCCTACCGTAAATTGAAGATATTGCCAAAATCAAAGTTGTCATAA
- a CDS encoding polysaccharide deacetylase family protein: MLLISADFELAWAWQYAKRNPDPLVHAREMAHIERKNIPQIVKFCEDFDIPITWATVGHLFLEKCSRENGSAHPGIPRLRPFENDYWRFEGDDWFEHDPCTDYRQAPEWYCPDLIEQIVSSPVAHEIGCHTFSHIDCRDEICPPALLKAELEECNRLAGRLGLELKSFVHPGHNIGNLDVLAQEGFTSFRTDYRNVLGYPRKHANGLWEFEQTAEFVLRKGWSIGYHIHRYRTIIQRAMESKTVCVLWFHPSFDPVVVEQILPAVFSFIRKNKEQIWVTTHGKYVDWLERNR, from the coding sequence GTGCTGCTAATCTCCGCAGATTTTGAACTGGCATGGGCCTGGCAGTATGCCAAGAGGAATCCTGACCCTTTGGTCCATGCCCGTGAAATGGCGCATATTGAAAGAAAAAATATCCCGCAGATTGTCAAATTCTGTGAGGATTTTGACATCCCCATAACCTGGGCAACGGTGGGCCATCTATTTCTGGAAAAATGTTCCAGGGAGAATGGCAGTGCCCATCCGGGAATACCCCGGCTCAGGCCGTTTGAAAATGACTACTGGCGGTTTGAAGGGGATGACTGGTTTGAACATGACCCATGCACAGATTACAGACAAGCCCCTGAATGGTACTGCCCGGATCTGATAGAACAGATCGTCTCGTCTCCGGTGGCCCATGAGATCGGCTGCCACACCTTTTCCCATATTGACTGTCGGGATGAGATCTGTCCGCCGGCGCTGTTAAAAGCGGAACTGGAAGAATGCAACCGTCTGGCCGGGCGGCTGGGCCTTGAACTTAAATCCTTTGTCCATCCGGGGCATAACATCGGCAATCTGGATGTGCTGGCACAGGAAGGGTTCACCAGTTTCCGAACCGATTACAGGAATGTGCTGGGGTATCCCAGGAAACATGCCAACGGATTATGGGAATTTGAACAGACAGCTGAATTTGTGCTTCGCAAAGGCTGGTCCATTGGCTATCACATCCACCGGTACCGGACCATCATCCAGCGGGCCATGGAATCGAAAACTGTTTGTGTGTTGTGGTTTCACCCCTCTTTTGATCCGGTGGTGGTGGAACAGATTCTGCCGGCGGTTTTTTCATTTATCCGGAAAAACAAAGAACAGATATGGGTGACCACCCACGGTAAATATGTTGACTGGCTGGAAAGGAACCGGTAA
- a CDS encoding glycosyltransferase has product MSDANLVGSSDLEYVDQVYLITFRSGALLPMVDSDVTHVILEKKNYVHSAFRLAAMIKKEKIDVIHASLFASMTIAALASLITPVKVIWHFHSHEYDIPLKSRLAFRWLARLAGVKKILFVNRELMAHFCFLDFPKEKQVVLYNHSELVPVSASAGTSDKIVHIGYLGRVVDLKRVAYLVDLARYLTEQKKFHGFQIHVVGDGDARDKIMTQVEQAGLAKYFVFHGFQSDVQAYYSRFDLFVNPSSEECLCMSMIDAGIMGLPVVAFDVGGNNEIVINDQTGYIVSDKDGFFSRCFELIQDSEKRKQYGEAAKYHCKEQFGKDRHLAELRQLHEAFL; this is encoded by the coding sequence GTGTCTGATGCTAACCTGGTCGGGTCTTCGGATTTGGAGTATGTGGACCAGGTCTATTTGATCACCTTTCGGTCGGGGGCTTTACTGCCGATGGTCGACAGTGACGTGACCCATGTTATCCTTGAAAAGAAAAACTATGTCCATAGTGCATTCCGTCTGGCAGCGATGATCAAAAAGGAAAAAATCGATGTGATCCACGCCTCACTGTTTGCTTCCATGACCATTGCGGCCCTGGCTTCGCTCATCACACCGGTCAAGGTGATCTGGCATTTTCATTCCCATGAATATGATATCCCGTTAAAGTCCCGGCTGGCATTCCGGTGGCTGGCCAGGCTGGCAGGCGTGAAAAAGATTTTGTTTGTCAACCGGGAGTTGATGGCGCATTTTTGTTTTCTGGATTTTCCCAAAGAAAAACAAGTGGTTTTGTATAATCACAGCGAGCTTGTGCCGGTTTCGGCATCGGCTGGCACATCGGATAAGATCGTTCATATCGGATATCTGGGCCGGGTGGTTGATTTGAAACGGGTGGCTTACCTGGTGGACCTGGCCCGTTACCTGACTGAGCAGAAGAAATTTCATGGGTTTCAAATCCATGTGGTGGGGGACGGAGATGCCCGGGACAAGATCATGACCCAGGTGGAACAGGCGGGTCTGGCAAAGTATTTTGTTTTTCACGGATTCCAGAGCGATGTCCAAGCCTATTACAGCCGGTTTGATCTTTTTGTGAACCCCAGTTCAGAAGAGTGCCTCTGCATGTCCATGATCGATGCCGGTATCATGGGGCTGCCGGTGGTGGCCTTTGATGTGGGGGGAAACAATGAGATCGTGATCAATGACCAGACCGGATATATTGTTTCCGATAAAGACGGGTTTTTTTCCAGGTGTTTCGAGCTGATCCAGGATTCGGAAAAGCGAAAACAATACGGTGAAGCGGCAAAATACCATTGTAAAGAACAATTCGGTAAAGACCGGCACCTGGCCGAACTCCGCCAACTGCATGAAGCGTTTTTATAA